Genomic window (Candidatus Manganitrophaceae bacterium):
CGAAGAGAGGTTTTGGGGTCATCTGAGACACAACGGTCATTGAATGAAAGCGGCGAGCGCCGAAGTTGGAAAGGAATGTTAAAATAAGCGTATGGCAAGCAAGACAAACAAGATGAATCAGGTCAGAGAAGAAAAATGGTGGGCGGGTCTCAATCAGCCGGACGCCGCTGCGCCCGATATCACGATCATCGGGTTTCCCTATGACGGCGCCGTCTGCTACCGGAAGGGGGCGGCGGAGGGGCCCGATCGAATTCGCCGGATCTCGAGCGAAATTCCGCCGGTGCTGGAAACGGGAGAGATCTTGAAAGAGCTTGTCATTCGAGACGACGGCAACCTTCCGTTCGAAAACGATTTCGTCGCCGCCTTTCCACAGATTGAGGAAGCGGTGGAGGCGCGGGCGGCCCGGTCGTTCGTGTTGACCCTGGGAGGAGACCACTCCGTTGTGATCCCGGTCCATCGCGCCTTCAGCCGGCGGGCGACCGAGAAGATCGGTCTCGTTTTCGTCGATGCGCATACCGACCTCTCCGATGTCTTCGACGGCTCTCCCTATTCGCATGCCTGCCCGCTGCGCCGGACGATGGAGACGGAGCGGTTTGATCCGAAGGTGACGGTGTTGGTCGGCACCCGTTGTTATGAACGGGCCGGGCTGCAGTTTATTCAGGAAAACGGGATGAAGATGTACCCCGCCTACGAGGTGGCCGAGCGGGGGATCGGGGTGATCGCAGACGAGATCCTTAAGCGCTTCGCCGATCTCGAAAATGTCTACCTCTCGATCGACATCGACGCGCTCGATCCCGCCTTTGCGCCCGGCACCGGCATTCCCGATGCGGGGGGGCTCAGCACGCGCGATGTCATTACATTGATCCGACGGCTTCATCCGCTCCCGGTCGTCGGGGCCGATCTGGTGGAGGTCGCTCCACCGCTTGATCTCTCCGACATCACCAGCTTTGCGGCGCTTCGGATCATCACCGAGCTCTTCGGTCTGGTTTATCGGAGAAAGGGACAGAACAGGCGATTTACCCTGAAATAACCGGTGAGCAACCGGCGGCCGGAAGAGGTTTTCGATGAAGAAGAAAAATAAAACCAAGACACCTTCCCTCAAAGGAATTCCCCCGGGACCGAACTCTCAAAAATGGGTGGAGCGGGACAAGGCGGTGATCTCACCTTCCTACACCCGCGCTTATCCGCTGGTCGTCGCGTCGGGGAAGGGGAGCACGATTACCGATGTCGACGGAAACCGCTTCCTCGATTTCACCTCCGGCATCGCCGTGACCGCCACCGGCCATTGCCACCCAAAGGTGGTCAAGGCGATCATTGAACAGGCGAAGCGGCTGATCCACATGTCGGGAACCGACTTCTATTACTCCTCCGAAGTGCTCCTGGCGGAGAAGCTCAATCAGCTCGCGCCGGGCCGGGAGCGGAAGAAGGTCTTTTTCACCAACTCCGGAACGGAATCGACCGAGGCGGCGATGAAGCTCGCCCGCCATCAGACCCGCCGGCCTTACTACCTCGCTTTCTTGGGGGGATTTCATGGAAGAAGCATGGGGGCGCTCTCCCTCACGGCAAGCAAGGTGGTTCATCGGGCCGGTTTCGCCCCGCTGATCCCCGGGGTGATCCATGCGCCCTA
Coding sequences:
- the speB gene encoding agmatinase, coding for MNQVREEKWWAGLNQPDAAAPDITIIGFPYDGAVCYRKGAAEGPDRIRRISSEIPPVLETGEILKELVIRDDGNLPFENDFVAAFPQIEEAVEARAARSFVLTLGGDHSVVIPVHRAFSRRATEKIGLVFVDAHTDLSDVFDGSPYSHACPLRRTMETERFDPKVTVLVGTRCYERAGLQFIQENGMKMYPAYEVAERGIGVIADEILKRFADLENVYLSIDIDALDPAFAPGTGIPDAGGLSTRDVITLIRRLHPLPVVGADLVEVAPPLDLSDITSFAALRIITELFGLVYRRKGQNRRFTLK